One Chelonoidis abingdonii isolate Lonesome George unplaced genomic scaffold, CheloAbing_2.0 scaffold0523, whole genome shotgun sequence genomic window, gtgtcgctggtgtagatgaCCTGGATGTTTATATGGGTTACCAGAAAATCTAATTACAGTAGTGaggattgtttttaataaagtattGGAAGGGCTCTAAAACTTTCTGATCTACACAACAAAAtatgtgcaggtgctgggtgtcaggaggaaactttccctggAAGCAGGTTATCTCATAGCTGCCTGTTGAAGggcttcttccacctttctcTCCAGCATCGGAAACTggctactgggctagaaggaATACAGGTCTTATCCAGTCTGGCAGTGCCTATCTTCCCATCAGTGGTGTAAATCCAAGGCTTTGTTTTTGATGATCTTCCTTGAGATCCTGGGAGTCTCTACACTTGCACTTAGAGCAGAGAGATATCTTGTTGAATATCATCTaatttcctgttctttttcctttcaggaagGAAAGTTGAAAACTCCTGGCACCTGCCCAGTACATTATGCCAGCTGTCAATGACACCAAATCCAACTCTGCAGTGTTACTTCTCACCGGGATACCTGGGCTGGAAGAAGTCCATCTCTGGATCTCTATCTCTTTCTGCTTAATGTATGTTATTTCGATAGCAGGaaattcagtcattctgttcattataaaaacagatccatgcctccatgagcccatgtacatttttctttccatgttgGCCATAACAGATCTTGGCTTATCGGTAAGCACCATGCCAACGATACTGGGCATATTCTTGTTTAAATCTAAGGAGATCAGCCTCGATGCCTGTTTTGCTCAGCTGTTTTTCATCCACTCGCTTTCATGCATTGAATCATCCGTGCTCTTGTTGATGGCCTTTGACCGCTTTGTCGCAATCTGCAATCCTTTAAGACATGCGTCCATCTTAACCGCCCCCAAAATAGCCAAtatgggactggtgtgtgtgctaAGGGCAGTGGCCCTAATATTCCCACTCCCCTTTCTCCTGAAACAGTTCCAATACTGTCGAGCTAATGTCCTCTCCCATTCCTTCTGTTTGCACCAAGACGTCATGAAGTTAGCATGTTCAGATATCACAGTCAACCACATCTATGGCTTGTCTATTGCACTCTTAACAGTGGGGTTCGACTCGCTGCTCATCTGCCTCTCTTATGTGATGGTCTTCAGAACAGTGCTGAGCATCATATCCCACATGGAGTCCCTCAGGGCCCTGAACACCTGTGTGGCCCACCTCTGTGCTGTCTTGCTTTTCTACATACCAAGGCTTGGCTTGCCTGTGATACACAGATTTGGGAATAGCTCTTCTCACTGGCTTCAGATTTTCCTGGGATATGTATACCTGCTGGTCCCGCCTCTGATGAATCCTATCGTGTACAGCGTGAAATGCAAACACCTTCATGTGAGGATACTCAGGGTGTTCTTCAAGTGATATGTCAGTTCATCACCTGGCTATGGCCCTGGTGACTTAGGAGACAAAAAACATGTACCACAGCCACCTATTCCATCCTGGACCATTCCATCTAGACGGTATGAGCTACTTATCTCCACTTTGTGGAGTGGTTCAGATGAGGTCTAAGCCCTGGCACAATGGGAGATGGATGTCCTGACCCGTTGGTGAGAGAGGACAGTGCAATGGCGGAAGGAGACCAAGGGAGGCAGTGACATTAACAAAGTTCTTGTGTTTCCGGAGAGACAGGGGACTGGTGGGATGTTGGCCCATAAAAAGCACCAGTTACTTTGTTCATGTCACTTGGCTGCTCTGACTTCAGAATTCCTGTTGAAACAGTTAATAAAGAGAATGGATGTGGTTATTGTTTCCCATTAGACCTGGCCTGTCACTTTCCTGACTCTGGGTAAAAATCTACATGCCATGAAAAAAGCTGCAGAGTCATTATTAAAGCTCTTCTGTAGTTGCAGTCCTGGCCCTTCCTGAGCAGTCTGGGCACTGGATGCTCCATGAGCGTGGCACCATGTGTGGTCAGAGGCTATTCAAGGACCATGGACACCCACCGTTCCCCGACGCCCTCAGAAAGGTGCTTGTGACTGAGTCATGTCAGAAAGATGATGAATTCAGGAGCCCTGGAGGCCATTTCTTCCCCTGAGCACCATCCTCTGCCTCACACTTCCCTCAATCCTCGACCCTGGCCAGACTGGAAGCTGGAGCCTTGCTGTGGTAAGAGTGGCCAGCAGCCCTGATGTTCCAACttccagggggggggggggggtcaggtgGGCAGGAGGTCGGGACCCAAGAAATCCCCCAGCCATTCTCCATCCACAACTACGACATCCAAATTAAGGGGAGAGTCTGGGCTCCAAGTTGGCCTTGGGCCTCCTGGCCAGTTCTCAACCACAATCCAGCTCTCGTCCAGGCCTGGACCATGCTGGAGGTGTGAAGAGAAGAACAGGGGGAAGGGCCTCAGGAGAAGGGAGGAAACAGGGGTGGGGGTCTAAGGAGAAAATGAGGAGCAGGGAGCAGCATTCCTGAGCACATGCAGACCCTGCAAGGAGGTCACTGGGAAGAAT contains:
- the LOC116830558 gene encoding olfactory receptor 51G2-like, with the protein product MPAVNDTKSNSAVLLLTGIPGLEEVHLWISISFCLMYVISIAGNSVILFIIKTDPCLHEPMYIFLSMLAITDLGLSVSTMPTILGIFLFKSKEISLDACFAQLFFIHSLSCIESSVLLLMAFDRFVAICNPLRHASILTAPKIANMGLVCVLRAVALIFPLPFLLKQFQYCRANVLSHSFCLHQDVMKLACSDITVNHIYGLSIALLTVGFDSLLICLSYVMVFRTVLSIISHMESLRALNTCVAHLCAVLLFYIPRLGLPVIHRFGNSSSHWLQIFLGYVYLLVPPLMNPIVYSVKCKHLHVRILRVFFK